CTGGGCCACGGTCAGCGGTACCGTCGGCAGCAGGGTCAGCAGAGCGGCGGCTCCGGCGTAGATGTTGACCAGCATGGCGGTCACCCAGACGAACCCCATCTCGCCGGGAAGACCGACCAGTCCCATCACCGGCGCCACCAGCCGACCGGTCAGCTCGATGGCTCCCAGCTCCACGGCGACGCGCACCAGCACCATCACCGGCACCATCACCTTGAGCAGCTCCAGGTAAAGCCGGACGCCATCGCGGACAATCTCGTTCACCTGAATCAGTGGTTTCATGGTTCTCCCGGGCACCTCCGTGGCCAAAGAATAGTGCAGCCTGGATGAAATAGGGGAGCAAAATGGCCGCTTTTGTGACATACTGTTGCAATAGAGCACACCTAAATGGAGAAATATTGCACATGGATGCCATTGATCGCCGCATTGTCGAGGTTCTGCAACACAACGCCGATCTGACCAACGCCGAGCTGGCCGACCGCGTCAACCTCTCCCCTTCCAGCTGTCTGCGCCGGGTCAAACGACTGAAACAGAAAGGCGTCCTGCTGAAAACGGTCGCCCTGGCCGATCCCGACCGGCTTGGCCGTGGCCTGACCGCCATTGTCGAGGTCACGCTCGAGCGCCACGGCGCCGAGGCGCAGCGACAGTTTCTCGATCTGCTCGCGAAGGAACCAGCGGTGACCCAGGTCTACAGCGTCACCGGCGAAACCGACGTGCTGCTGGTCATCCACTTGGTCGACATGAAGGAGTATCAGGCGATCTGCAACCGGCTCTTCAACCACGACCCCAACGTGGTCAAGTTCCGCACCCTGTTCGCCATGGAGCGGATCAAGTTCGAAACCGCGATTCCGGTGGGAGAGATATGAGAACAAAGGATATTGAAGGCATTATCGAGGATTTCTGCCCCCCCGGCAACAGCCTGCAGATGGATACGGGCGGGAAGTCCTGGGACAGGCCGAAGGTGGCGGTGTCACACGGCGACGACCACCTGGTCACCAGAATCAAGGGAACAGATCGGTTCTTTCTACCGGACTCCCGCCGAAGCCTTCGCCCTCGTTTTCCCCGACTACCTGGCTCCGGCAAATGAACGCAGCGTGTTCAGCTACGCGCTGCCACAAAGTACTGATTCCGGGCAAGGATAGCGCTTGCACGGCCTCAGTCGCCGGCGAGGGTTTCGAAGCGGTTTTCGGCCACGTTCTTGCGGGTGGTGCGCGGATCGAAGATACGGCCGTGCATGGCGATGTAGACGCCGGGCGGAAGCAGCTGCACGGCGGTGATGGCGCTGGCGACGTTGAACAGGGCGTCGGTGGAGCGGAAGCGGGCCGGCAGCATGGCTCCGGTCAGCACCAGGGTCTTGCCGGCAATGCCGAGCAGGGCCCGGCCGGTTT
This Geothermobacter ehrlichii DNA region includes the following protein-coding sequences:
- a CDS encoding Lrp/AsnC family transcriptional regulator; amino-acid sequence: MDAIDRRIVEVLQHNADLTNAELADRVNLSPSSCLRRVKRLKQKGVLLKTVALADPDRLGRGLTAIVEVTLERHGAEAQRQFLDLLAKEPAVTQVYSVTGETDVLLVIHLVDMKEYQAICNRLFNHDPNVVKFRTLFAMERIKFETAIPVGEI